From a region of the Streptomyces sp. B21-083 genome:
- a CDS encoding substrate-binding domain-containing protein gives MARSSRSRRIAPVVAAAAATALVLAGCSSSSGGKKSEDGGADASAGKATTPRMTVALVTHQAPGDAFWDIVRKGAQAAADKDNIKLIYSADPNAGQQATLVQNMIVQKVDGIAVTLAKPDAMKGAVAKATAAGIPVVGLNSGLSDWKKLGLQQFFGQDESVAGEAFGKKLNSLGSKKAVCVIQEQGNVGLTQRCDGVKKTFTGTLEVLNVNGTDMPSVKSTITAKLNQDKAIDYVVTLGASYALTAVQSVSDANSKAKVATFDLNKEMTDAITKGDVQFAVDQQPYLQGYLAVDAMWLFKNNGNYSGGGEQPVLTGPAFVDKSNVEKIAAFAAKGTR, from the coding sequence ATGGCTCGCTCTTCTCGCTCCCGCAGAATCGCCCCCGTTGTTGCCGCTGCCGCGGCAACGGCCTTGGTCCTCGCGGGCTGCTCTAGCAGTTCCGGTGGCAAGAAGTCCGAGGACGGTGGCGCCGACGCTTCTGCGGGCAAGGCCACCACCCCTCGGATGACCGTCGCCCTGGTCACCCACCAGGCGCCCGGTGACGCGTTCTGGGACATCGTCCGCAAGGGCGCCCAGGCCGCCGCGGACAAGGACAACATCAAGCTCATCTACTCGGCCGACCCGAACGCGGGCCAGCAGGCCACCCTCGTTCAGAACATGATCGTCCAGAAGGTCGACGGCATCGCCGTCACGCTGGCCAAGCCGGACGCCATGAAGGGCGCCGTGGCCAAGGCGACGGCGGCGGGAATCCCCGTGGTCGGCCTCAACTCGGGCCTGAGCGACTGGAAGAAGCTGGGCCTCCAGCAGTTCTTCGGCCAGGACGAGTCCGTCGCGGGCGAGGCGTTCGGCAAGAAGCTGAACTCACTCGGCTCCAAGAAGGCCGTCTGTGTGATCCAGGAGCAGGGCAACGTCGGCCTCACCCAGCGCTGCGACGGTGTGAAGAAGACGTTCACCGGCACGCTGGAGGTCCTCAACGTCAACGGCACCGACATGCCGTCCGTGAAGTCGACGATCACCGCGAAGCTCAACCAGGACAAGGCCATCGACTACGTGGTCACGCTCGGCGCCAGCTACGCGCTGACCGCGGTGCAGTCGGTGTCCGACGCCAACAGCAAGGCCAAGGTCGCGACCTTCGACCTCAACAAGGAGATGACCGACGCCATCACGAAGGGCGACGTCCAGTTCGCGGTCGACCAGCAGCCCTACCTGCAGGGCTACTTGGCCGTCGACGCGATGTGGCTCTTCAAGAACAACGGCAACTACAGCGGTGGCGGTGAGCAGCCCGTGCTGACCGGTCCCGCCTTCGTCGACAAGTCCAACGTCGAGAAGATCGCCGCGTTCGCGGCGAAGGGCACTCGGTGA
- a CDS encoding Cgl0159 family (beta/alpha)8-fold protein has product MTISIADLATVRARHPEAVAEAAARRVRRPLIGDSGRLMIVAADHPARGALGVGDRRLAMADRTELLERLCVALSRPGVDGVLATADILDDLLLLGVLDGKVVMGSMNRGGLAGAVFEMDDRFTGHRAQDIARLRFDAGKLLLRVNYDDPGSLTTLESAARAVDDMAALQLPLFVEPFISRRVDGRVRSDLSAEAVTRSIAIASGLGGTSAYTWLKLPVTDDADDMAEVLETSTLPAVLLGGEVGDDQDGAYERWRKALRLPTVQGLVVGRSLLYPSSGSVEAAVDTAVGLL; this is encoded by the coding sequence TTGACCATCAGCATCGCCGACCTCGCCACGGTCAGAGCCCGGCACCCGGAGGCCGTCGCGGAGGCCGCCGCCCGCCGGGTCAGGCGACCGCTGATCGGCGACAGCGGGCGGCTCATGATCGTGGCCGCCGACCATCCGGCGCGCGGCGCCCTGGGTGTCGGCGACCGAAGGCTCGCCATGGCCGACCGCACCGAGCTGCTCGAACGCCTGTGCGTGGCACTGTCGCGGCCTGGGGTGGACGGGGTGCTGGCCACCGCCGACATCCTGGACGACCTGCTGCTGCTCGGGGTGCTGGACGGCAAGGTCGTCATGGGGTCGATGAACCGCGGCGGGCTGGCCGGCGCGGTCTTCGAGATGGACGACCGCTTCACCGGGCACCGCGCCCAGGACATCGCCCGACTGCGCTTCGACGCGGGCAAGCTGCTGCTGCGCGTCAACTACGACGACCCCGGCTCGCTCACCACCCTGGAGTCCGCCGCACGGGCCGTGGACGACATGGCGGCGCTCCAACTGCCTCTGTTCGTCGAGCCGTTCATCTCGCGCCGGGTCGACGGGCGGGTGCGCAGCGACCTGTCCGCCGAGGCGGTCACCCGCTCGATCGCCATAGCGTCGGGCCTCGGCGGCACCTCCGCCTACACCTGGCTGAAACTCCCCGTCACCGACGACGCGGACGACATGGCCGAGGTGCTGGAGACGTCGACACTGCCGGCCGTACTGCTGGGCGGCGAGGTCGGCGACGACCAGGATGGCGCGTACGAGCGCTGGCGCAAGGCGCTGCGGCTGCCGACCGTGCAGGGGCTGGTCGTCGGCCGGTCGCTGCTCTACCCGTCTTCGGGCAGTGTGGAGGCTGCGGTGGACACGGCGGTGGGACTGCTGTGA
- a CDS encoding phytanoyl-CoA dioxygenase family protein, whose amino-acid sequence MSLSAAQRPAWLSEQDCDLDTFHAEVERTTDAADYPYATAVRENVLVYDSERLRAAVTTPGGRREVLTELLRALTDGPGVVVLQRAFADLSVVDRATAAFEALIADQRAAGTVAGDHFAKPGANDRVWNALEKAALLAPEAFADYYANDMVALVSTAWLGPGYQVTSQINVVNPGGAAQSPHRDYHLGFLSAEAAAAYPAHVHRLSPVLTLQGAVAHCDMPVESGPTLYLPYSHTYEPGYLAWRLPEFAAYFDAHHVQLPLAKGDAAFFNPALFHAAGTNRSADIRRMANLLQVSSAFGRAMETVDREAVVNAVYPVLLARKAEGAGDAWLEAVVAASAEGYPFPTNLDRDPPVDGLAPPSQADLVRRALREEWTPEALRESLRAGAERQMS is encoded by the coding sequence ATGTCCCTCAGCGCCGCACAGCGCCCCGCGTGGCTGTCCGAACAGGACTGCGATCTCGACACCTTCCACGCCGAGGTCGAGCGGACGACCGACGCCGCCGACTACCCGTACGCGACCGCCGTCCGGGAAAACGTCCTCGTCTACGACAGTGAGCGGCTGCGCGCCGCCGTCACCACACCGGGCGGACGCCGGGAGGTCCTGACGGAGCTGCTCAGGGCGCTCACCGACGGACCCGGCGTCGTGGTCCTCCAGCGGGCCTTCGCCGATCTGTCGGTCGTGGACCGGGCGACCGCCGCGTTCGAGGCGCTCATCGCCGACCAGCGCGCCGCCGGGACGGTCGCGGGCGACCACTTCGCCAAGCCGGGCGCCAACGACCGGGTGTGGAACGCCCTGGAGAAGGCGGCCCTGCTCGCGCCGGAGGCGTTCGCCGACTACTACGCCAACGACATGGTCGCCCTCGTCTCGACGGCCTGGCTCGGCCCCGGCTACCAGGTCACCTCGCAGATCAACGTCGTCAACCCCGGTGGCGCGGCGCAGAGCCCGCACCGCGACTACCACCTGGGCTTCCTGTCCGCCGAGGCGGCTGCCGCCTACCCCGCGCACGTCCACCGGCTGTCCCCCGTACTGACGCTGCAGGGCGCGGTCGCCCACTGCGACATGCCCGTCGAGTCCGGCCCGACGCTGTACCTGCCGTACTCGCACACGTACGAGCCCGGCTATCTGGCCTGGCGGCTACCTGAGTTCGCGGCGTACTTCGACGCCCACCATGTGCAGCTGCCCCTGGCCAAGGGGGACGCCGCGTTCTTCAACCCGGCGCTCTTCCACGCGGCAGGCACCAACCGCTCCGCGGACATCCGCCGGATGGCGAACCTCCTCCAGGTGTCCTCCGCGTTCGGGCGGGCCATGGAGACCGTGGACCGGGAGGCCGTCGTGAACGCGGTCTATCCGGTGCTGCTCGCCCGCAAGGCCGAGGGAGCGGGCGACGCATGGCTGGAGGCGGTCGTCGCGGCCTCGGCCGAGGGCTACCCCTTTCCCACCAACCTCGACCGGGATCCGCCGGTCGACGGCCTGGCCCCGCCCTCGCAGGCGGACCTCGTACGGCGTGCGCTGCGCGAGGAGTGGACCCCCGAGGCGCTCCGCGAGTCACTGCGGGCCGGCGCCGAACGACAGATGAGCTGA
- a CDS encoding ATP-binding cassette domain-containing protein translates to MTTNETSPDDVSPNDTLTDDSSPQGDSPKDGHPIVELRGTGKSYGNIRALHGVNLAVRSGQVTCVLGDNGAGKSTLIKIISGLHEHTEGELLIDGSPVHFATPREALDAGIATVYQDLATVPLMPVWRNFFLGSEMTKGPWPVRRLDIEKMKQTADAELRNMGIVLDDLDQPIGTLSGGQRQSVAIARAVYFGARVLILDEPTAALGVKQSGVVLKYIAAARDKGLGVIFITHNPHHAYMVGDHFSVLRLGTMELSAARSEVSLEELTNHMAGGAELAALKHELAQVRGVDVDELPEAKDLQAPVATPSQGKSA, encoded by the coding sequence ATGACAACCAACGAAACCTCCCCCGACGACGTCTCGCCCAACGACACGCTCACCGACGACAGTTCGCCCCAAGGCGACTCGCCGAAGGACGGGCACCCGATCGTCGAACTGCGCGGCACGGGCAAGTCGTACGGCAACATCCGTGCCCTGCACGGCGTGAACCTCGCGGTCCGCTCCGGCCAGGTCACCTGCGTGCTGGGCGACAACGGCGCCGGCAAGTCCACGCTGATCAAAATCATCTCCGGGCTGCACGAGCACACCGAGGGCGAACTCCTCATCGACGGCAGCCCCGTCCACTTCGCGACACCCCGTGAAGCCCTGGACGCCGGTATCGCCACCGTCTACCAGGACCTGGCGACGGTCCCGCTGATGCCGGTGTGGCGTAACTTCTTCCTCGGCTCGGAGATGACCAAGGGCCCGTGGCCCGTGCGCCGCCTGGACATCGAGAAGATGAAGCAGACGGCGGACGCGGAACTGCGCAACATGGGCATCGTCCTGGACGACCTCGACCAGCCCATCGGCACCCTCTCCGGTGGCCAGCGCCAGTCCGTGGCCATCGCCCGCGCCGTCTACTTCGGCGCCCGCGTCCTCATCCTCGACGAGCCCACCGCCGCCCTCGGCGTCAAGCAGTCCGGTGTCGTGCTGAAGTACATCGCCGCGGCCCGTGACAAGGGCCTGGGCGTCATCTTCATCACCCACAACCCGCACCACGCCTACATGGTCGGCGACCACTTCAGTGTCCTGCGTCTGGGGACGATGGAACTGTCCGCCGCCCGCAGCGAGGTCAGCCTCGAAGAGCTCACCAACCACATGGCCGGCGGCGCGGAACTCGCGGCGCTCAAGCATGAGTTGGCGCAGGTTCGGGGTGTGGACGTGGATGAGCTTCCCGAGGCGAAGGATCTCCAGGCACCTGTCGCGACGCCCTCGCAGGGGAAGTCGGCGTAG
- a CDS encoding ABC transporter permease: MSQTTAPAASSSPPAPPATQKDGRTSQRSLGRRLLGRPEVGALIAAILVYLFFFAAAPSFRETSALATVLYQASVMGIMALPVALLMIGGEFDLSAGVAVTTSALTAAILSFQLSMNVWTGVFVALIVSLAVGAFNGWLLIKTGLPSFLVTLGSFLILQGANLAVTKIFTGNVASDSIADMDGFDQAKKVFASEFTVGGVNFKITIVYWLVFAALATWLLLRTRFGNWIFAVGGSQDSARAVGVPVKFTKIALFMGVGAGAWFVGMHLLFSFNTVQSGEGVGNEFLYIIAAVIGGCLLTGGYGSAVGPVIGAFIFGMVSQGIVYANWNPDWFKAFLGVMLLVAALVNLWVRRQATRR, translated from the coding sequence ATGAGTCAGACAACGGCTCCGGCGGCGAGTTCCTCGCCGCCGGCTCCGCCGGCCACTCAGAAGGACGGCCGTACCAGTCAGCGGTCCCTGGGTCGCAGGCTCCTCGGCCGCCCCGAGGTCGGCGCGCTGATCGCGGCGATCCTCGTGTACCTGTTCTTCTTCGCGGCGGCGCCTTCGTTCCGTGAGACGAGCGCGCTGGCGACAGTGCTCTACCAGGCGTCCGTGATGGGCATCATGGCGCTGCCGGTGGCCCTGCTGATGATCGGCGGGGAGTTCGACCTGTCCGCCGGTGTCGCGGTCACCACCTCCGCGCTGACCGCGGCGATCCTCAGCTTCCAGCTGTCGATGAACGTGTGGACCGGCGTGTTCGTCGCCCTGATCGTGTCGTTGGCCGTGGGGGCGTTCAACGGCTGGCTGCTGATCAAAACGGGGCTGCCCAGCTTCCTGGTCACCCTGGGCTCGTTCCTGATCCTGCAGGGCGCCAACCTCGCCGTCACGAAGATCTTCACCGGCAACGTGGCGAGCGACTCGATCGCCGACATGGACGGCTTCGACCAGGCCAAGAAGGTCTTCGCCTCCGAGTTCACCGTCGGCGGCGTCAACTTCAAGATCACGATCGTGTACTGGCTGGTGTTCGCCGCACTCGCCACCTGGCTCCTGCTGCGCACCAGGTTCGGCAACTGGATCTTCGCGGTCGGCGGCAGCCAGGACAGTGCCCGCGCGGTCGGTGTCCCCGTGAAGTTCACGAAGATCGCCCTGTTCATGGGCGTCGGCGCGGGCGCCTGGTTCGTGGGCATGCACCTGCTGTTCTCGTTCAACACCGTGCAGTCCGGCGAGGGCGTGGGCAACGAGTTCCTCTACATCATCGCCGCGGTCATCGGCGGCTGCCTGCTCACCGGCGGCTACGGCTCGGCGGTCGGCCCGGTCATCGGCGCCTTCATCTTCGGCATGGTCTCCCAGGGCATCGTCTACGCCAACTGGAACCCGGACTGGTTCAAGGCATTCCTCGGCGTGATGCTCCTGGTCGCCGCCCTCGTCAATCTGTGGGTCCGCCGCCAGGCGACCCGGAGGTGA
- a CDS encoding SDR family oxidoreductase produces the protein MGLLQDKVVLVNGGSQGVGAAIARAAVREGAVVAVTGRRPEPGEALVAELTAAGGKAMYVRADLSDAEQAKASVAEVIAAHGRIDCLVNSAGLTSRGTLLDTTPELFDAHIAINLKGPFFAMQAAVADMVARKALGTVVNIITSSAHGGQPFLAPYVAAKAGLIGLTRNAAHAHRWDRVRINGLNIGWTATEGEDATQRAFHGAGDDWLDQAAERLPMGKLGQPDEIADFVVLLLSDRSGVVTGSVIDWDQNVLGGLD, from the coding sequence ATGGGACTTCTTCAGGACAAGGTCGTCCTCGTGAACGGCGGCAGCCAGGGCGTCGGGGCGGCCATCGCCCGGGCCGCGGTCCGCGAGGGCGCCGTCGTCGCGGTCACCGGTCGGCGCCCGGAACCGGGCGAGGCGCTGGTCGCGGAGCTGACGGCGGCGGGCGGCAAGGCCATGTACGTACGCGCCGACCTCTCGGACGCCGAGCAGGCGAAGGCGTCCGTGGCCGAGGTGATCGCCGCGCACGGCCGGATCGACTGCCTGGTCAACTCGGCGGGCCTGACCTCGCGCGGCACGCTGCTCGACACCACGCCCGAGCTGTTCGACGCGCACATCGCGATCAACCTCAAGGGCCCGTTCTTCGCCATGCAGGCGGCGGTGGCGGACATGGTGGCCCGTAAGGCGCTCGGCACGGTCGTCAACATCATCACGTCCTCGGCGCACGGCGGGCAGCCCTTCCTTGCCCCGTACGTCGCCGCCAAGGCCGGTCTCATCGGGCTGACCCGCAACGCGGCACACGCGCACCGCTGGGACCGGGTCCGGATCAACGGCCTGAACATCGGCTGGACCGCGACCGAGGGCGAGGACGCCACCCAGCGGGCCTTCCACGGAGCGGGTGACGACTGGCTCGACCAGGCCGCCGAGCGCCTCCCCATGGGCAAGCTCGGCCAGCCGGACGAGATCGCCGACTTCGTGGTCCTCCTGCTGTCCGACCGGTCGGGCGTGGTCACCGGTTCGGTGATCGACTGGGACCAGAACGTCCTGGGCGGACTCGACTGA
- the iolB gene encoding 5-deoxy-glucuronate isomerase, with product MTTAYHLPAGKALGGPYVVDVNPEKAGWGYSSLRVLELPPGGSHTFSTGDSEWIALSLNGACTVDTTDDFGHSTFEVQGRDSVFSGVSDFVYMPRDARTTITSAAGGRFALTGARCTRRLPARYGPASSVPVELRGTGNSSRQVNNFGAAGVFECDKLIAVEVITPGGNWSSFPPHKHDEHRPGEESVLEEIYYFEFAEHEGTPGLGYQRVSPSGQGRNTDVLAEVRGGDVVLIPDGWHGPSMAVPGHHMYYLNVMAGPEADRAWLICDHPDHAWVRGTWPEQPVDPRLPLYTAPEKS from the coding sequence ATGACCACCGCCTACCACCTCCCGGCCGGCAAGGCTCTCGGCGGCCCGTACGTCGTCGACGTCAACCCCGAGAAGGCGGGCTGGGGCTACTCCAGTCTCCGGGTGCTGGAGCTGCCCCCGGGCGGCTCCCACACCTTCTCCACCGGTGACAGCGAGTGGATCGCGCTGTCCCTGAACGGCGCCTGCACGGTCGACACCACAGACGACTTCGGCCACTCCACCTTCGAGGTGCAGGGCCGCGACAGCGTGTTCAGCGGCGTCAGCGACTTCGTATACATGCCCCGCGACGCCCGTACGACCATCACGTCCGCCGCGGGCGGGCGCTTCGCGCTCACCGGCGCCCGCTGCACCCGGCGGCTGCCCGCCCGCTACGGGCCCGCCTCCTCGGTCCCGGTGGAGCTGCGCGGCACCGGGAACTCCTCCCGGCAGGTCAACAACTTCGGCGCGGCCGGCGTCTTCGAGTGCGACAAGCTGATCGCCGTCGAGGTGATCACCCCCGGCGGGAACTGGTCGTCCTTCCCGCCGCACAAGCACGACGAGCACCGGCCCGGCGAGGAGTCCGTCCTCGAGGAGATCTACTACTTCGAGTTCGCGGAGCACGAGGGCACACCCGGCCTCGGCTACCAGCGGGTGTCCCCGTCCGGGCAGGGCCGGAACACGGACGTGCTGGCCGAGGTGCGCGGCGGGGACGTCGTCCTCATCCCGGACGGCTGGCACGGGCCCTCCATGGCCGTGCCGGGCCACCACATGTACTACCTCAACGTCATGGCGGGACCCGAGGCCGACCGTGCCTGGCTGATCTGCGACCACCCCGATCACGCCTGGGTCCGCGGCACCTGGCCCGAGCAGCCCGTCGACCCCCGTCTACCCCTCTACACGGCCCCGGAGAAGTCCTGA
- a CDS encoding Gfo/Idh/MocA family protein, which yields MKSRDALGVLVIGTGKMGADHVRRIEEVTSGARVVAVVDVDRERAESVAAGVDGCTAYTDPVAAMAATDVDAVLIASPGAAHEAALLAAFSYDLPVLCEKPLTPDAASALRVLEAELRLGHRRVQVGFMRRYDAEYLKLKSLLDTGQLGRPLMLHNRHRNVASPPWWTSAMHVNDSVVHEMDVTRWLLGQEITAVTVLCPKPSGNAPDGLQDPQFVVMETDGGAIVDVEINVNCGFGYQVQAEVVCERGTARIGDGHGMVVNSAGQWGGSIAQDFIERFEDAYDREVQAWVDATRRGEVTGPGVWDGYAVAAVCEAGVRARTEGRRVEVELVKRPALYP from the coding sequence GTGAAGAGCCGTGACGCGCTCGGCGTTCTCGTGATCGGTACCGGCAAGATGGGTGCCGATCACGTTCGTCGTATCGAGGAAGTCACCAGTGGGGCCCGGGTGGTCGCCGTCGTGGACGTCGATCGGGAGCGGGCCGAATCGGTCGCGGCCGGTGTCGACGGCTGTACGGCCTACACCGACCCCGTCGCCGCCATGGCAGCCACCGATGTCGACGCCGTGCTCATCGCCTCGCCCGGGGCCGCTCACGAGGCGGCCCTGCTCGCGGCGTTCTCGTACGACCTGCCGGTGCTGTGCGAGAAGCCGCTCACGCCCGACGCGGCGTCCGCGCTGCGAGTGCTGGAGGCCGAGCTGAGGCTGGGGCACCGGCGGGTTCAGGTCGGGTTCATGCGGCGGTACGACGCCGAGTACCTGAAGCTCAAGTCACTGCTTGACACAGGGCAGTTGGGGCGACCCCTCATGCTGCACAACCGGCATCGCAACGTGGCATCCCCGCCTTGGTGGACCAGCGCGATGCACGTCAACGACTCCGTGGTGCACGAGATGGACGTGACCCGGTGGCTCCTCGGACAGGAGATCACCGCGGTCACCGTGTTGTGTCCGAAGCCGTCCGGGAACGCGCCGGACGGACTTCAGGACCCACAGTTCGTCGTGATGGAGACCGACGGCGGTGCGATCGTCGACGTCGAGATCAACGTCAACTGCGGCTTCGGGTACCAGGTGCAGGCCGAGGTGGTGTGCGAGCGCGGGACCGCGCGGATCGGCGACGGGCACGGCATGGTCGTCAACTCGGCCGGTCAGTGGGGCGGGAGCATCGCCCAGGACTTCATCGAGCGGTTCGAGGACGCGTACGACCGTGAGGTCCAGGCATGGGTCGACGCGACCCGGCGCGGCGAGGTCACCGGGCCCGGTGTCTGGGACGGTTACGCGGTGGCCGCCGTCTGCGAGGCCGGCGTACGCGCGCGGACCGAGGGCCGGCGCGTCGAGGTGGAACTCGTCAAACGGCCCGCGCTGTACCCCTGA
- the iolC gene encoding 5-dehydro-2-deoxygluconokinase: MTESAPPFDLVTLGRIGVDLYPLQSGVPLTLVQTFGKFLGGSAANVAVAAARLGRSSAVITRTGADAFGDYLHQALGEFGVDDRWVTPVDDLPTPVTFCELFPPDDFPLHFYRQPTAPDLRIRTDELDFFGIRAARVFWITGTGLSEEPSRSATLAALKARDRAGITVFDLDWRPALWSDAAWSDPEEARPYYAEALRHATVAVGNLDECEIATGVREPRACAEALLAAGVELAVVKQGPKGVLAMRRDGTTAEVAPIPVEVVNGLGAGDAFGGALCHGLLSGWELERTVRYANAAGALVASRLACSSAMPTESEVDALLASGSPR; this comes from the coding sequence ATGACCGAGTCAGCCCCGCCCTTCGACCTGGTCACCCTGGGCCGCATCGGAGTGGATCTTTATCCGCTGCAGTCCGGAGTACCGCTGACCCTAGTGCAGACGTTCGGAAAATTTCTCGGCGGGTCGGCAGCCAACGTCGCGGTCGCGGCGGCCCGTCTGGGCCGTTCCTCGGCCGTCATCACCCGTACCGGCGCGGATGCCTTCGGCGACTATCTGCACCAGGCGCTCGGGGAGTTCGGGGTCGACGACCGCTGGGTGACGCCGGTCGATGACCTGCCCACTCCGGTCACGTTCTGCGAACTCTTCCCACCGGACGACTTCCCGCTGCACTTCTATCGTCAGCCGACCGCTCCTGACCTGCGGATACGCACCGATGAGCTGGATTTCTTCGGTATCCGGGCCGCCCGCGTCTTCTGGATAACCGGCACCGGCCTGAGCGAGGAACCGAGCCGCTCGGCCACACTGGCCGCCCTCAAGGCCCGCGACCGGGCGGGCATCACCGTGTTCGACCTGGACTGGCGGCCGGCGCTTTGGAGCGACGCGGCCTGGAGCGACCCGGAGGAAGCCCGCCCGTACTACGCCGAGGCCCTGCGCCACGCGACCGTGGCGGTGGGCAACCTCGACGAGTGCGAGATCGCCACCGGTGTACGCGAACCGCGGGCCTGCGCCGAGGCGTTGCTGGCGGCCGGGGTCGAGCTGGCCGTCGTCAAGCAGGGCCCCAAGGGCGTACTGGCGATGCGTCGCGACGGCACCACCGCCGAGGTCGCACCGATCCCCGTCGAGGTGGTCAACGGCCTGGGCGCGGGTGACGCGTTCGGCGGCGCCCTGTGCCACGGGCTGCTGTCCGGCTGGGAGTTGGAACGGACCGTGCGCTACGCCAACGCGGCCGGCGCCCTCGTCGCCTCCCGCCTCGCCTGCTCGTCCGCGATGCCGACCGAGTCCGAGGTCGACGCGCTCCTCGCGAGCGGATCGCCCCGATGA
- a CDS encoding Gfo/Idh/MocA family protein produces the protein MRIGILGLGRIGAFHAETLAGLDAVDSLVFSDPFADAAKTAAERFGAQVADSPEALLAAGVDGIVIAAATDAHPALILAAVEAGVPVFCEKPVARTMAEGVAVLNAVKDSGVEIQIGYNRRFDAGFVAARAAVRSGELGQLHTVRSTTLDPAPPPAAYIASSGGIFRDCSVHDFDIIRWVTGREVTEVYAVGANNGAAYIKEAGDADTTGAILTLDDGTIAVVSNSRHNARGYDVRMEIHGFQDSIAVGLEDKLPLRSVEPGVTFPAGVPHDFFMDRFIPAYRAELTEFTEVVAGTRTSPCTVADALEAGWIADACTLSLQEHRPVRIEDVRTV, from the coding sequence ATGCGTATCGGAATCCTCGGCCTCGGCCGCATCGGCGCCTTCCACGCCGAGACCCTCGCCGGTCTCGACGCCGTCGACTCCCTCGTCTTCAGCGACCCGTTCGCGGACGCCGCCAAGACCGCCGCCGAGCGCTTCGGCGCCCAGGTGGCGGACTCCCCGGAGGCCCTTCTGGCCGCCGGTGTCGACGGCATCGTGATCGCCGCCGCCACCGACGCCCACCCGGCCCTGATCCTCGCCGCCGTCGAAGCGGGTGTGCCGGTGTTCTGCGAGAAGCCGGTGGCCCGCACGATGGCCGAGGGCGTGGCGGTGCTCAACGCCGTCAAGGACAGCGGTGTCGAGATCCAGATCGGCTACAACCGCCGCTTCGACGCGGGCTTCGTCGCCGCACGGGCCGCAGTGCGGAGCGGTGAGCTGGGCCAGCTGCACACCGTCCGGTCGACCACGCTCGACCCGGCGCCGCCGCCGGCCGCGTACATCGCCTCCTCCGGCGGTATCTTCCGGGACTGTTCGGTGCACGACTTCGACATCATCCGCTGGGTGACGGGCCGCGAGGTCACCGAGGTGTACGCGGTGGGCGCCAACAACGGCGCCGCCTACATCAAGGAGGCGGGCGACGCCGACACCACCGGCGCCATCCTCACCCTGGACGACGGCACGATCGCCGTGGTCTCCAACTCCCGGCACAACGCCCGGGGTTACGACGTCCGCATGGAGATCCACGGCTTCCAGGACAGCATCGCCGTGGGCCTGGAGGACAAGCTCCCGCTGCGCTCCGTGGAGCCGGGTGTCACCTTCCCGGCAGGCGTCCCGCACGACTTCTTCATGGACCGCTTCATCCCCGCCTACCGCGCCGAGCTGACGGAGTTCACGGAGGTCGTCGCGGGCACCCGTACGTCCCCGTGCACGGTCGCCGACGCGCTGGAGGCGGGCTGGATCGCGGACGCGTGCACGCTGTCGCTCCAGGAGCACCGCCCGGTGCGCATCGAGGACGTACGCACGGTCTGA